One stretch of Thermoleophilaceae bacterium DNA includes these proteins:
- the lysS gene encoding lysine--tRNA ligase, translated as MPEGQDDRRSKLERLRSEGVDPFPHQFEGVTPIERIHAEHGGLEPGEETDSSYRVAGRLSARRGHGGAAFLDLVDRSGRIQLHARRDALGEQSFERLVSLDLGDLIGVDGTAFKSRRGELSLAVTDWTLLAKSLRAPPEKFHGLEDIETRYRQRELDLIANDEVRELFILRSKAISAIRRWFDERGFLEVETPILQPLYGGALSRPFVTHHNALDRDFYLRIATELYLKRLIVGGLEKVYEIGKDFRNEGISHKHSPEFTMLEWYEAYADYNDVARELEQLVSYVAAEVGYDGELDFSPPWRRVKLRDAIFDKTGVDVLENRDRDSLVAAARAKGIELDPGESWPQLVDELLSKYVEPDLTQPTFVMDYPVELSPFAKAHRSEPGLVERWEAFCTGIEFSNAFTELNDPDDQRARFEAQTVLTEEGDKETQPYDEDFVRALEHGMPPTGGVGVGIDRLVMILSGRTSIREVILFPAMRGGEKSPKDRVPEQS; from the coding sequence GTGCCAGAGGGCCAGGACGATCGTCGCTCAAAGCTCGAGCGCCTCCGTTCGGAGGGCGTCGACCCATTCCCGCACCAGTTCGAGGGCGTCACGCCGATCGAGCGGATCCACGCCGAGCACGGCGGCCTCGAGCCGGGCGAGGAGACAGACAGCTCCTACCGCGTGGCCGGCCGGCTGAGCGCGCGGCGCGGGCACGGCGGCGCCGCCTTCCTCGACCTGGTCGATCGCTCGGGCCGCATACAGCTACACGCGCGCAGGGACGCGCTCGGGGAGCAGTCGTTCGAGCGGCTCGTGTCGCTCGACCTCGGCGACCTGATCGGGGTGGACGGCACGGCCTTCAAGTCACGCCGCGGGGAGCTCAGCCTCGCGGTAACCGATTGGACCCTGCTCGCCAAGTCGCTGCGCGCCCCGCCGGAGAAGTTCCACGGCCTCGAGGACATCGAGACCCGCTACCGCCAGCGCGAGCTCGACCTGATCGCGAACGACGAGGTGCGCGAGCTCTTCATCCTGCGCTCGAAGGCGATCTCTGCAATCCGCCGCTGGTTTGACGAGCGCGGGTTCCTCGAGGTGGAGACGCCCATCCTGCAGCCGCTTTACGGAGGAGCGCTCTCGCGCCCCTTCGTGACCCACCACAACGCGCTCGACCGCGACTTCTACCTCCGCATCGCCACCGAGCTCTACCTCAAGCGCCTGATCGTGGGCGGGCTCGAGAAGGTCTACGAGATCGGCAAGGACTTCCGCAACGAGGGCATCTCGCACAAGCACAGCCCCGAGTTCACGATGCTCGAGTGGTACGAGGCATACGCGGACTACAACGACGTCGCGCGGGAGCTCGAGCAGCTCGTGAGCTACGTCGCGGCCGAGGTCGGCTACGACGGCGAGCTGGACTTCAGCCCGCCGTGGCGCCGGGTCAAGCTCCGCGACGCCATCTTCGACAAGACCGGCGTCGACGTGCTGGAGAACCGCGATCGGGACAGCCTCGTGGCGGCGGCGAGGGCAAAGGGCATCGAGCTCGACCCTGGCGAGAGCTGGCCACAGCTCGTGGACGAGCTCCTGTCGAAGTACGTCGAGCCGGACCTCACGCAGCCCACCTTCGTCATGGACTACCCCGTGGAGCTGTCGCCGTTCGCGAAGGCGCACCGGTCGGAGCCGGGTCTCGTGGAGCGCTGGGAGGCGTTCTGCACCGGCATCGAGTTCTCGAACGCCTTCACAGAGCTGAATGACCCGGACGACCAGCGCGCCCGCTTCGAGGCGCAGACGGTGCTGACCGAGGAGGGCGACAAGGAGACGCAGCCCTACGACGAGGACTTCGTCCGGGCACTCGAGCACGGCATGCCTCCCACTGGTGGGGTAGGAGTGGGAATCGACCGGCTCGTGATGATCCTCTCGGGCCGCACCTCCATCCGCGAGGTGATCCTGTTCCCGGCCATGAGGGGCGGCGAGAAAAGCCCCAAAGACCGCGTTCCAGAGCAGTCTTAA
- the greA gene encoding transcription elongation factor GreA, whose translation MPKDVILTPQGLEELKSKIEYLSGPRRREVAERIKEAREFGDISENSEYDDAKNEQAMLEKQIAELEEKLRSATVIDQKSVTTDAVSVGTTVHVKDQKTDKSVKYMIVGSSEANPTENKLSNESPVGKALIGKKRGDVVSVPVPRGPARKLKITKIEA comes from the coding sequence ATGCCAAAGGACGTCATCCTCACTCCCCAAGGGCTCGAAGAGCTCAAGAGCAAGATCGAGTACCTCTCGGGTCCACGCCGGCGCGAAGTGGCCGAGCGGATCAAGGAGGCGCGCGAGTTCGGCGACATCAGCGAGAACTCCGAGTACGACGACGCGAAGAACGAGCAGGCGATGCTCGAGAAGCAGATCGCGGAGCTCGAGGAGAAGCTGCGCTCGGCCACCGTGATCGACCAGAAGTCGGTCACCACGGACGCGGTCTCGGTCGGCACGACCGTCCACGTGAAGGACCAGAAGACCGACAAGTCGGTCAAGTACATGATCGTCGGCTCGTCCGAGGCCAACCCGACGGAGAACAAGCTCTCAAACGAGTCGCCCGTCGGCAAGGCGCTGATCGGCAAGAAGCGCGGCGATGTGGTGTCCGTGCCCGTTCCGCGTGGGCCCGCGCGGAAGCTCAAGATCACCAAGATCGAAGCCTGA
- a CDS encoding tRNA-dihydrouridine synthase family protein codes for MPGLNSPWTLGGIELPNRVVLAPLAGIGNWFVRLQAKRYGAGFAVSEMVSSFGLKYGDERTHREFLRIHPDEHPMAVQLFGHDAEVMRIAAGMVAEAGASAIDLNYGCPVRKVCKTGAGSALLDDPDKGVAIARAAVEGSGLPVTVKLRSGNRPGERTGLELARRLVDEAGVVGIGLHPRHASQQHKGAPDYALAAELVDTLDVPVVLSGGLRDEERTLQAFERTGAAAVMLARGSLGNPWRFARLLGLREELPTRAEIVDELRWVIDRAEEHLGVERAGRYLRKFYPWYAETLGLTKRDQQPLVTAPTTAHARLALDALADAETAQIAA; via the coding sequence ATGCCAGGCCTGAACAGCCCCTGGACGCTGGGCGGGATCGAACTGCCCAACCGCGTGGTGCTCGCGCCGCTTGCCGGAATCGGCAACTGGTTCGTGCGCCTGCAGGCGAAGCGCTATGGCGCGGGCTTCGCCGTGTCCGAGATGGTGTCGAGCTTCGGGCTGAAGTACGGGGACGAGCGGACGCACCGCGAGTTCCTCAGGATTCACCCGGACGAGCACCCCATGGCCGTGCAGCTGTTCGGCCACGACGCCGAGGTGATGCGGATCGCGGCGGGCATGGTGGCGGAGGCGGGCGCGAGCGCGATCGACCTCAACTACGGCTGCCCGGTTCGCAAGGTCTGCAAGACCGGCGCCGGCTCGGCGCTGCTCGACGATCCGGACAAGGGCGTGGCCATCGCGCGCGCGGCGGTCGAGGGAAGCGGGCTGCCCGTGACCGTGAAGCTCCGCTCCGGCAACCGCCCGGGCGAGCGCACCGGACTCGAGCTGGCGCGCCGGCTCGTGGACGAGGCGGGCGTGGTGGGCATCGGCCTGCATCCACGGCATGCGTCGCAGCAGCACAAGGGCGCCCCCGACTACGCGCTCGCCGCCGAACTGGTGGATACGCTCGACGTGCCCGTGGTGCTCTCGGGCGGCCTGCGCGACGAGGAGCGCACGCTGCAAGCGTTCGAGCGGACCGGCGCCGCGGCGGTGATGCTCGCGCGCGGTTCCCTCGGGAATCCCTGGCGGTTCGCGCGCCTCCTGGGCCTGCGCGAGGAGCTGCCCACGCGCGCGGAGATCGTGGATGAGCTGCGCTGGGTGATCGACCGCGCCGAGGAGCATCTCGGGGTGGAGCGCGCGGGACGCTATCTGCGCAAGTTCTACCCCTGGTACGCGGAGACGCTGGGCCTCACGAAGCGGGACCAGCAGCCGCTCGTGACCGCTCCCACCACGGCCCACGCGCGGCTCGCTCTCGACGCTCTCGCAGACGCCGAAACCGCGCAAATCGCGGCCTGA
- a CDS encoding Fur family transcriptional regulator yields the protein METRTKHLDDQQLTAVLHERGQRVTPQRLVINRALGELERHVTAEEVLESVEDRLPNVSLPTVYSTLELFENLGVVRKLGVRQGAVLYDPRPEPHDHMVCDRCGKIEDLDGGVELDGAVFRARRGGFVPKRAEVRINGLCADCAQAAKD from the coding sequence ATGGAAACGCGCACCAAGCACCTCGACGACCAGCAGCTCACAGCCGTGCTCCACGAGCGCGGTCAGCGCGTCACGCCCCAGCGGCTCGTGATCAACCGGGCCCTGGGTGAGCTCGAGCGGCATGTCACGGCCGAGGAGGTGCTCGAGAGCGTGGAGGACAGGCTTCCCAACGTCTCGCTCCCCACGGTCTACTCCACGCTCGAGCTGTTCGAGAACCTCGGGGTGGTTCGCAAGCTCGGCGTCCGCCAGGGCGCGGTGCTGTACGACCCGCGCCCCGAGCCGCACGACCACATGGTGTGCGACCGCTGCGGCAAGATCGAGGACCTCGACGGCGGGGTGGAGCTCGATGGGGCGGTCTTCCGCGCGAGGCGCGGCGGCTTCGTCCCGAAGCGTGCGGAGGTCCGCATCAACGGGCTCTGCGCGGACTGCGCACAGGCTGCCAAGGACTAA
- a CDS encoding VIT1/CCC1 transporter family protein: MTEAAHSLIARWRDADDRARLLQVVQPGLVGLIDGTVSTLAPIFAAAYLSGSRTALLVGLATALGAAISMGISEALSDDGELTGRGNSLTRGIITGAATFVGGSLHSLPFLIHDVHKALPVAYAVVAVELLTIAWVRKRFLKASLAQSLVQVTMAGAIVAGVGIALGHA, translated from the coding sequence ATGACCGAGGCCGCCCACTCTCTGATCGCCCGCTGGAGGGACGCGGACGACCGCGCACGTCTGCTGCAAGTCGTGCAGCCTGGTCTCGTCGGGCTGATCGACGGCACGGTCTCCACGCTGGCGCCGATCTTCGCGGCGGCCTACCTCTCCGGCTCGCGCACGGCACTGCTGGTCGGTCTCGCCACCGCTCTCGGCGCGGCGATCAGCATGGGCATCTCCGAGGCCCTGTCGGACGACGGCGAGTTGACCGGCCGCGGCAACTCGCTCACCCGCGGGATCATCACCGGCGCGGCGACGTTCGTCGGCGGGTCGCTTCACTCCCTTCCGTTCCTGATCCACGACGTGCACAAGGCCCTGCCCGTCGCGTACGCCGTGGTGGCCGTCGAGCTTCTGACGATCGCCTGGGTGCGCAAGCGCTTCCTCAAGGCAAGCCTCGCGCAGTCGCTCGTGCAGGTGACGATGGCCGGCGCGATCGTGGCCGGCGTCGGCATCGCGCTCGGCCACGCCTAG
- a CDS encoding type III pantothenate kinase: protein MLLAVDVGNTQTHIGMFRDGALVEHWRFATVRESTADELATVLVGLLQLRGLALRDIDGAIVSSVVPQLVHEYDGVSERYLDGALKIVGPSLKSGIPIRTENPHEVGADRLVNAVAAYDRIGSACIVVDFGTAITYDVVSADGELLGAIISPGVEISMEALSERAARLPKVELEQPKELIGRSTQASIQSGVIYGFAGQVDGIVSRLREELGVEAVAIATGGLATSIAPFCEEIDEVDDLLTLTGLRLIWERNRGDD, encoded by the coding sequence ATGCTGCTCGCGGTCGACGTCGGCAACACGCAGACCCACATCGGGATGTTCCGCGACGGCGCGCTGGTCGAGCACTGGCGCTTCGCCACCGTGCGCGAGTCCACGGCGGACGAGCTGGCCACCGTCCTGGTGGGCCTGCTCCAGCTCCGCGGGCTCGCGCTGAGGGACATCGACGGCGCGATCGTCTCGTCCGTGGTGCCGCAGCTCGTGCATGAGTACGACGGCGTCTCCGAGCGCTATCTCGACGGCGCGCTGAAGATCGTCGGCCCGAGCCTGAAGAGCGGGATCCCGATCCGGACCGAGAACCCGCACGAGGTAGGTGCCGACAGGCTGGTGAACGCCGTGGCCGCGTATGACCGCATCGGCTCGGCCTGCATCGTCGTGGACTTCGGCACCGCCATCACCTACGACGTCGTGTCAGCGGACGGAGAGCTTCTCGGCGCGATCATCTCGCCAGGAGTCGAGATCTCGATGGAGGCACTCAGCGAGCGCGCGGCGAGGCTCCCGAAGGTGGAGCTCGAGCAGCCCAAGGAGCTGATCGGACGGAGCACCCAGGCGTCGATCCAGTCGGGCGTGATCTACGGCTTCGCCGGGCAGGTGGACGGCATCGTCTCGCGCCTCCGCGAGGAGCTTGGGGTCGAGGCGGTGGCGATTGCCACCGGCGGCCTCGCCACGTCGATCGCGCCCTTCTGCGAGGAGATCGACGAGGTGGACGACCTGCTCACGCTCACGGGCCTGCGGCTCATCTGGGAGCGGAACCGAGGCGACGACTAG
- the folK gene encoding 2-amino-4-hydroxy-6-hydroxymethyldihydropteridine diphosphokinase: protein MRGYLGLGSNVGDRHANLRAAVEALRERGVDVLAMSSFYETEPQGEILDQPDFLNAAIEVETELGPEQLLDVCKEVERALGREQNRPRHSPRPIDVDLLLLGDHQYSSERLTLPHAEVTSRRFVLEPLLELDPDLALPDGTRLAGKLPSLMDQRVERR, encoded by the coding sequence TTGAGGGGCTATCTCGGTCTCGGCTCGAACGTTGGGGACCGGCATGCGAATCTGAGGGCCGCGGTCGAAGCCCTGCGCGAGCGTGGGGTGGACGTGCTCGCCATGTCTTCCTTCTACGAGACCGAGCCGCAGGGGGAGATTCTCGACCAGCCGGACTTCCTCAACGCAGCGATTGAGGTCGAGACTGAGCTCGGGCCGGAGCAGCTCCTCGACGTGTGCAAGGAGGTGGAGCGAGCGCTCGGCAGAGAGCAGAATCGGCCAAGGCACTCGCCACGGCCGATCGACGTGGACCTTCTCCTGCTCGGGGATCACCAGTACTCGAGCGAGCGGCTCACGCTCCCGCACGCCGAGGTCACCTCACGGCGATTCGTGCTCGAGCCGCTGCTCGAGCTCGACCCGGATCTCGCGCTCCCGGACGGCACTCGCCTTGCCGGCAAGCTGCCCTCGCTGATGGACCAGCGCGTGGAGCGGCGATAA
- a CDS encoding HD domain-containing phosphohydrolase: MVRLRAELARHEREVRAREAEFGRYILQLRESVRREKAHAAEVSRSYVAAVRALTNAVEARDAYTGKHAERVAAFGLEMANVVNPVLAQDPETEFGFLLHDVGKVAVPDAILHKPGALNRHEMGIMREHPITGHEIVCHINFLEGKAQDIVLYHHERWDGQGYPCGLRQRDIPLAARIFSVADTLDAITSDRPYRAGASIAYAREEIQRGSGTQFDPEAVEALMAVPDEALERIRSEKVLTSAAAP; this comes from the coding sequence GTGGTTCGCCTGAGGGCGGAGCTGGCCCGCCACGAGCGCGAGGTCCGCGCCCGAGAGGCGGAGTTCGGCCGCTACATCCTCCAGCTGCGGGAGTCCGTCCGCCGCGAGAAGGCGCACGCCGCTGAGGTATCGCGCTCCTACGTCGCCGCTGTGCGCGCACTCACCAATGCGGTGGAGGCACGCGACGCCTACACGGGCAAGCACGCCGAGCGCGTGGCCGCCTTCGGGCTCGAGATGGCCAACGTGGTGAACCCCGTCCTCGCGCAGGACCCGGAAACCGAGTTTGGCTTCCTCCTCCACGACGTGGGGAAGGTGGCGGTGCCCGACGCGATCCTCCACAAGCCCGGCGCGCTGAACCGGCATGAGATGGGGATCATGCGCGAGCACCCGATCACCGGCCACGAGATCGTCTGCCACATCAACTTCCTCGAGGGCAAAGCCCAGGACATCGTGCTCTACCACCACGAGAGGTGGGACGGGCAGGGCTATCCGTGCGGACTCCGCCAGCGCGACATTCCGCTGGCTGCCAGGATCTTCTCCGTGGCGGACACGCTTGACGCAATCACGAGCGACCGGCCGTACCGGGCCGGCGCCTCCATCGCCTATGCCCGCGAGGAGATACAGCGCGGATCGGGCACGCAGTTCGATCCCGAGGCAGTCGAGGCGCTGATGGCCGTGCCGGACGAGGCGCTCGAACGCATTCGCAGCGAGAAGGTGCTCACCTCCGCCGCAGCTCCTTGA
- the folB gene encoding dihydroneopterin aldolase encodes MEDPEHLEPEDDEEEDEGGPLVTVEIVGLSLYTHHGVGEAEREVGQRLVFDLSFELSDCDATLTDRVEDTVDYADVCQQVALAAQERSYKTLERLCTAVADRMIDRYGAESVTVRATKPEPPIPLPVEEVSVEVWRENR; translated from the coding sequence ATGGAAGACCCAGAGCACCTAGAGCCCGAAGACGACGAGGAGGAGGACGAGGGCGGGCCCCTCGTCACCGTCGAAATCGTCGGCCTGTCCCTTTACACGCACCACGGGGTGGGCGAGGCGGAACGCGAGGTGGGCCAGCGGCTCGTGTTCGACCTCTCGTTCGAGCTGTCCGACTGCGACGCCACCCTCACCGACCGCGTGGAGGACACCGTGGACTACGCGGATGTGTGCCAGCAGGTCGCGCTCGCCGCGCAGGAGCGCTCGTACAAGACGCTGGAGCGGCTATGCACGGCGGTGGCCGATCGGATGATCGACCGCTACGGAGCCGAGTCGGTGACGGTGCGCGCGACCAAGCCCGAACCGCCGATTCCATTGCCGGTGGAGGAGGTTTCGGTGGAGGTTTGGCGGGAAAACCGCTGA